A stretch of Branchiostoma lanceolatum isolate klBraLanc5 chromosome 14, klBraLanc5.hap2, whole genome shotgun sequence DNA encodes these proteins:
- the LOC136449162 gene encoding uncharacterized protein produces MCKGNAGRDLIGMGVTLVILGAVNTFFGIGALAAFPDNFFSRVGAPIWAGVFVAITGAIGIIAGRKFRREGAHTGFTTAFLTLSIIAIFVALSQVGVSGWAIDIYGYNCDLTGGFYPGVTIRTLNEYCWTMIYLHRTGVALGGLETVLCFVSSIIGCVIGCNYYNQQPGPSGIAMQPTNQPGTANSPAGPGADPQARYI; encoded by the exons ATGTGTAAAGGCAACGCCGGCCGTGACCTGATCGGTATGGGAGTGACCCTGGTCATCCTGGGGGCCGTCAATACCTTCTTCGGTATCGGCGCCCTCGCAGCCTTCCCCGATAACTTCTTCAGCCGCGTCGGCGCTCCCATCTGGGCGGGCGTGTTC GTGGCCATCACCGGAGCCATAGGGATCATAGCTGGGAGGAAATTCAGGCGGGAGGGCGCCCACACAGGATTT ACCACAGCCTTCCTGACACTGAGCATCATCGCCATTTTCGTGGCGCTGTCCCAAGTCGGCGTGTCCGGCTGGGCGATCGACATCTATGGGTATAATTGCGACCTCACGGGGGGCTTTTACCCTGGAGTCACAATAAGGACTTTAAATGA GTACTGCTGGACCATGATCTATCTGCACCGCACTGGGGTGGCGCTAGGGGGACTGGAGACGGTCCTGTGTTTCGTCTCCTCCATCATCGGCTGTGTGATCGGCTGTAACTACTACAACCAGCAG CCGGGCCCAAGTGGGATCGCCATgcagccaaccaaccagccaggcACCGCCAACAGCCCAG CTGGTCCGGGTGCTGATCCCCAGGCCAGGTACATTTAG
- the LOC136449163 gene encoding ragulator complex protein LAMTOR3-A-like, translating to MAEDLKRYIFRLMSKVDGLYGIAITDRDGVPVLKVSNENAPELALRPGFLVTFSMAADQGSKMGLGKNQRIVCMYSAYQVVHFNKAPLMVTLVANSTANTGMILSLEDELTDALQDLRQAVDVA from the exons ATGGCAGAG GATCTGAAGAGATACATCTTTAGGCTGATGTCAAA GGTGGATGGACTGTATGGGATTGCGATAACTGATCGAGACGGAGTGCCAGTTCTGAAAG TGTCCAATGAGAATGCCCCAGAGCTGGCCCTCAGACCAGGCTTCCTGGTCACCTTCTCCATGGCTGCTGACCAGGGCAGCAAAATGGGACTTGGGAAGAACCAGCGGATAGTCTGCATGTACTCAGCTTATCAG GTTGTCCATTTCAACAAGGCACCCTTGATGGTCACCCTGGTCGCTAACAGCACAGCCAACACAG GAATGATTCTCAGCCTGGAAGATGAACTGACAGACGCACTTCAAGATCTCAGACAAGCCGTAGATGTTGCTTGA
- the LOC136449161 gene encoding hematopoietic prostaglandin D synthase-like, translated as MAPKFRLVYFNIRGRAELTRLLFAAADLKYEDQRFDFGSDQWKELKPKTPMGQVPVLYIDDVALCQSQTIARYAARTTGLAGRTPLEEAKADMIVDGLEDLGKKLVAMFNEKDEEKKAELQNELTGAFLTQFLGNYEKLASVDGFFVGDSLTWADIAFFNMLGWVTPLDPAVLDRFPNLSKVMDNVQSQQGIARWLKERPQTNM; from the exons ATGGCCCCGAAATTCAG GTTGGTCTACTTTAACATCCGGGGGAGAGCCGAGCTGACCCGACTGCTGTTCGCAGCGGCAGACCTGAAGTACGAGGACCAGCGGTTCGACTTCGGGTCAGACCAGTGGAAGGAGCTGAAGCCAA AAACTCCTATGGGCCAGGTGCCGGTTCTGTACATTGATGACGTCGCACTTTGTCAGAGTCAGACTATCGCTCGTTATGCCGCCAGAACTACAG GCCTGGCTGGGCGGACTCCCCTGGAAGAGGCTAAGGCAGACATGATTGTAGACGGACTGGAGGACCTGGGAAAGAAACTGGTGGCTATGTTTAATGAGAAGGACGAGGAAAAAAAG GCGGAGCTGCAAAATGAGTTGACAGGGGCGTTCTTGACACAGTTCCTCGGAAACTACGAGAAGTTAGCCAGCGTGGATGGATTCTTCGTCGGTGATTCG CTGACTTGGGCCGACATTGCGTTCTTCAACATGCTGGGCTGGGTGACGCCCCTTGACCCCGCCGTACTGGACCGCTTCCCCAACCTCAGCAAGGTCATGGACAACGTGCAGTCCCAACAGGGGATCGCTAGGTGGCTCAAGGAACGCCCTCAGACCAACATGTAG
- the LOC136449150 gene encoding kelch-like protein 9, whose product MTSLPVRPEDLQLPASLTRTYKSKVHGGELLRGLNALRAEDSLCDVTLTAEQRSFPVHRVVMAALTDYFRAMFAGRLRESREDCIELLGVTAVGLHHVIEYAYTAQVRITPDNILDVLEAANHLQVKSLIDVCCNYLREGLELKNHRAVLTIADAFGLTHLRVSVESHIVKNFRLFTEEPEFMELDYMKLCSFLARDDLEGCWELSLFDVAAQWLLNKPQRLQYARQVMACIRFPLIREDLLKEVVESQYDFMKTDPTCQPLLEEARQYHSNILKQPALQTARTQIRNTKEHMLVVGGEGDLGVMDSVLEVVMEARVERWDRPALPNAMAYHRVASLDNFAYVVGGQNAVNHPVDLGHSGIGDVFRFDPRRNEWTQVMSLTELRTDFALVEAKGCLYAIGGRNESQNCLSSVERYDPKHNLWTRVADLPEALHGHAGCKLGGNIYISGGFSLTLMMRISQVYRYSIDGDSWHEETGMVTRRAWHNMAAVGNKIFVLGGNEKNPNGEQIDLKLVECYNPSTRQWAVMANMPVPQSESSCLVLEEKIYVLGGYRWDTQQFLSVISQFDPARNEWRICNNGLPEPLSGVGCCTMVFEKRWWQENQEVSD is encoded by the exons ATGACGTCGCTTCCAGTTCGCCCCGAGGATCTGCAGCTTCCCGCCAGCCTGACGCGGACCTACAAGTCCAAGGTGCACGGCGGGGAACTCCTGCGGGGGCTGAACGCACTCCGTGCCGAGGACAGCCTGTGCGACGTCACGCTGACGGCCGAGCAGAGGAGTTTCCCCGTGCACCGTGTGGTGATGGCGGCACTCACGGACTACTTCCGGGCCATGTTCGCAGGGCGGCTGAGGGAGAGTAGGGAGGACTGTATAGAACTGCTAGGG GTGACAGCAGTAGGTCTTCACCATGTGATTGAATATGCGTACACTGCACAGGTGCGCATCACACCTGACAACATACTGGACGTGCTGGAAGCAGCCAATCATCTACAG GTGAAATCCCTAATTGACGTGTGCTGTAACTACCTCCGTGAGGGATTGGAACTGAAGAACCACCGTGCTGTTCTCACCATCGCGGACGCATTTGGTCTCACCCACCTCAGAGTCTCTGTTGAGAGCCACATTGTTAAAAACTTCCGACTGTTTACGGAAGAACCAGAATTCATGGAGCTGGACTACATGAAACTCTGCTCCTTCCTGGCTAGGGATGATCTGGAAGGTTGCTGGGAACTTTCTCTGTTTGACGTGGCAGCACAGTGGCTACTGAACAAGCCGCAAAGACTACAGTATGCacgacag GTGATGGCATGTATCAGATTTCCCCTTATCAGAGAGGACCTACTGAAGGAGGTGGTGGAGTCTCAGTATGACTTCATGAAGACAGATCCCACCTGTCAACCTCTACTGGAGGAGGCACGGCAGTACCACAG TAATATCCTAAAGCAGCCAGCCTTACAGACTGCACGCACTCAGATCAGGAACACAAAGGAACACATGCTGGTGGTGGGAGGGGAGGGCGACTTGGGAGTCATGGACAGTGTTCTTGAGGTAGTCATggaagcaagggttgagcgctGGGATCGCCCAGCGTTACCCAATGCTATGGCGTACCACAGGGTTGCATCCTTGGACAACTTTGCTTACGTCGTTGGAGGACAGAATGCCGTAAACCACCCGGTTGATCTCGGACATTCGGGAATCGGCGATGTTTTCCGGTTCGACCCAAGGAGAAACGAGTGGACGCAGGTGATGTCGTTGACAGAACTCCGGACTGATTTCGCCCTTGTGGAAGCCAAGGGTTGTCTCTATGCAATCGGAGGTCGGAACGAGAGCCAGAACTGCCTATCATCTGTAGAACGTTACGACCCTAAACATAACCTCTGGACGAGGGTGGCGGACTTGCCCGAGGCTCTCCATGGCCACGCAGGATGTAAACTTGGGGGAAACATCTACATCTCGGGTGGATTCTCTCTGACCCTTATGATGAGGATAAGCCAGGTCTATAG GTACAGCATTGATGGGGACTCGTGGCATGAGGAAACCGGCATGGTAACCAGGAGGGCATGGcacaacatggcggcggtcgGAAACAAAATCTTCGTCCTGGGCGGAAACGAGAAGAACCCAAATGGAGAGCAGATTGACCTGAAACTGGTGGAGTGCTACAACCCTTCTACACGACAGTGGGCTGTGATGGCCAACATGCCCGTTCCACAG AGTGAGAGTTCGTGTCTCGTGTTAGAGGAGAAGATCTACGTGTTGGGCGGATATCGGTGGGACACGCAGCAGTTCCTGTCAGTCATCAGCCAGTTCGACCCCGCCAGAAACGAGTGGCGCATCTGTAACAACGGTCTGCCGGAGCCGCTGTCGGGCGTCGGCTGCTGTACCATGGTGTTTGAGAAGCGCTGGTGGCAGGAGAACCAAGAGGTCTCGGACTAA